In Gordonia hongkongensis, the DNA window GAGCAGCGACGGCGGACGTAGGGTAGGAGTAGGACGATGGAGCCCCTGCACACCGAACAGTTCCGTCTGGCCATGGATTACGGCCAATTCTTGTTGCGTGGCAACGCGCGGTTCGATGTCGATGAGATGGCACTTCTGGAGCGGGCTCAACGCGAGCTACCGAGTGCGAATGTGGGCACAGACGGGTTGATCGTGGTCCTGTCGCCGCATCAGAACAACTTCGACATGGTCATCGACGTGCAGAGGTGGGAACGCAGGCCTCGGGGCGACCGCGACGACTGGCAACAGGTCAGCGAGGACCACCTCACCATCGACGAGGACGGCACCCTGACGCTGGAATCGCCCACCACCGAGCCCCTCACCTACGATCTCGACCCCGGTGACTACATCGCCGAGGTCAGCGGCAAAGACTTCGTGGCACAGGGGTGGCCGGGGTCCACCACGCCAGGCGACTCCTGGCGCATCCGACTGTGGCCCGACACCGGTGAGAACCTTCAACCTCCCAAGCTCTGGCCCGGTCCCGAGGGACAACCCCCGAAACCGACGCCACTGAGGAGCCTCGGGACACGGGCATCGTCGTCGAGGACCTCTCGGACATCGAGTTTGCCCAACCGATCGTGGACCTGCCGGTCTTCACTCCCATGCAGATGCAAGACCCCACCGCGCAAGCGATCAACTGGTACACAGGCGCGTTCTATGTCTACACAGCCAACCCGCAGCTGGCCGAGAAAGTAGTCAACCTCCCCGCCGCCCGCCAGCGCGAACTAGCCGTGTGGACAGCGCAACAAGCCTGCGTCGCAGCAGGTATCGGCGACCAGCCGTGGGTGACAACAGCCATTCCCCTGGTCACCCAGGGCATCAGACCGCCCGACGCCGACGAGCATTACCGATCAGTGAAAGCTGCTGCCGATCCCACCCACCCCCGATCCGCAGTTCCACTACGCCGAAGCTCCCCACAACGTCGACAGAGGCCTCACCGAGAACCGGCACTATGCCAACACCCACCACCTCCACCGAGCCGCCTATGCGGTCCTGTCCATCGACATCGCCGGCAGCGACGACCCTCTCGAGGCAGCTACCGGCGCAATCCACTTCGCCAACCTCGTCTACGGCACCAACATGGCTGACTTGCATACCCAACTACTCCAGCGCGCCGAGTGAGCGACAGTGCACGGGAGGCCACTGCAATCGGGGTGGGTCTTGCGATCGCCGTGCCACTGGGCATTACATTCGGTGTGCTGGTCGGCAATCTGGCGTTAGGGATCGCGGTCGGCCCAGCGGTAGGTATCGCGTTCGGACTTGTCTACGCGGCACGAAAGACATCGCGACCCGACGGCCAGTCATCGAACCCCGACAGCCGCGACACCTGAACCCAGCAGCATAGATACGTTCGCAGGTCGCATCTCAGGACGCTATTCGCAGGCGACGCCGTCGCCGTCGCGGTCGAGTTTGCGGCTGTATCCGGGTTGGCCGGCGTAGATCGGGGCTGCGCCCGCGGCGCGGACTGCCGAGCAGTTGGCGTAGTAGACCGACGACGGTGCCTCAGCCGCGGGTGGCGGGGTGTAGGTGGTCGTCGGCGGGGTGTAGGTCGGTTCCGGGATCGGTGTCGCCGTCGAGGTGCGGGTGTTGGGGACCTGGCGGGTCGTCGGTGCCGGCACCGCGGCGCCGCAGTTACCGAGGACGCGGGTGATGGCGTCCTTCTCGGCCTGGGTCACCCACAGCTGGTAGGCGGCTTTGACCTCGACCTGACGGGCGACGTAGGTGCAGCGGTAGGAGCGGTTGGGCGGTAGCCAGGTCGCGGCGTCGCCGTCGCCTTTCTGCTGGTTGGTGGGGCCGTCGGTGGCTTGCAGGTTGCGCGGATCGTTGGCGAAGTCTGTTCGCTGGGCGGCGGAGAGCTGCTGGGCGCCTTTCTGCCATGCATCCGACAGGGCGACGACGTGGTCGATCTGTACCGCCGAGGAAGTTTGTTGGCCACGCACGAACGGGATGGTGGTGCTGGTGTAGGGGTCGGCGAGGGTTCCGGACTGCACGGTGCAGCCGTTCGAGCCGGGCTTGAGCGCGATGTTGGTGAGGTCGCGGCGCAGGATGTCGTTGCGGGTGTCGCAGCCGTTGTGGCCGCTGTCGACGTTCACGTCATCGGTCCAGGCTTGCCCGAACAGAGCTCGGTCATACCCGGTCTTGGGTGCGCGCCCCTTCACCTTGAGGGTGTCCAGCGTGGCCAGTGCTTTGTTCGCGGCCGGTGCCGCCGACACCGTGACGACCGGCGTCGCGGTGGGCAGCGACACCACCTCCGACGCCGTCGCGGCCGACGTCGTCACAGGCAGGGCCGAGGTGTCGGCGACCGGCTCGGTGGTCGTGTGGGTCGTCCCGCACGCCCCGAGCGCCAAGGCCAGCACAGCCGCGTAGCTCCCGATCAGAACCCGCGAGCGAGTCCTGCGAGGTGAAGGGACAGATGGCGAGTCCGACGAGGAGACGGCAGGGGGGAGCGGGGGCATAGCCATTGAGCGGGAGAGCCTTTCACACAAACGGCGACCGGCGCGTGATGGCCGATCGAATGTCAACTACCTATAGCAACCCACTCGGACATCGTTACCGAACCGGACAAACCCGTCCCGCGATTGCCTCGATGCCCCCTGGTTGTACTCGCGGTAACGGAGCCGGATTCGGGAATGACACCCCCGAAGTCATTGCCCGGAACGGCGTTGATAACCCGGCCCGAACCGAGATGGGCGGGCGGCCACGGTGTCGGCGCTGGTTCGATCACCACTACCCCGGCTGCGACACCTCGACGGTCCGCGGGGCCCGTCCATCATTCATGAGACTCAGCATCTGCTGTCGGTGCGCCTGCGCGCATCCACACTTCTCGTACCGCCACCCCGGCGAGGACGAGAGCCATAGAGAGGATGCTGCGCAGCTCGACCCCATTGATGATTCCGGGGGTGGCCAGCACGAACAACCCCAACGCCACAAACGGCACCACGACGGTGACGATCCCGGCGACGAGGCGTCTGGCGGCGATCGCGTCAACGAGCGCAGCACCGACGACAACGACAAACGCTACGAGCGCGTAGAAACCGGGGTTCTGCCACCACGTGTGAATGCCGGGGCTGCCACCGATGAGGTCGACGTAGACCGCGCCAGTCGTGGGAGTGTAGGCAGTCCACCCGGCTTGTCCTTCGGCGAATGCCGCGCCGATCGTCGAATACGTGCCCCACCAGGTGATTCCACCGGCGAAGAGGGCGGAGACTACGAAGACCCACCACATGACGTGGCCGGTGATCCGAGCACTGACCAAAACCAATTGCCGTTGCCGTGACATGCCTGCAACTATGACCGATAACAGTCCGGACGCGTTGGTAAAGTGCGCATTGCAAACAATGTAGTGAATGTGTTGACGGCGCAGCTAATCGGGGAGCAGCAATGGCAACAAATAACGCACCGAACGACGAAACGCCCACAAATTCGCAGGGCGGCGTCGCCCGGTCTGGTTGGAGTGTGGGGACGCGAGCGACGATGGTGCTGGCCGCCCTCACCGTCGCGTTAGCGGCGGCGTATCTGTGGTGGTCGATTCCGGTATGGCCGGTGTGGCTGGCCGGCGGGCTGACGCTCGCTGCGTTCATCGTTGCCCTTACCCGGCGAGCACACCGCTCTGCTGAGCTGGAGGACGATCTGTACTGACGGTGTCGCGCCGCAGCCGAAACGCGAATGGTCGCCGACTATTGACTTGCGCTGTCGCGGAAGGTGTTTGCGTTAGGGTGATCGTTCGCGCCCCAGCGCACGAGGTGATGGGGTAGTAGCTGGCGGTAGGAGGAAAGCGGTGCCGTACCTCGGGCTGATGTACCTGGTGATCCTGGTGATCGTGCTGATCGACATCATCACCACCGACGACGCCGCCGTACGTGGGCTGCCCAAGTTCGCCTGGGTAATCCTGGTGGTGATGCTGCCGTTGGTCGGTGCGCTGGTGTGGCTGGCGGTCGGGCGCCCTATAGGTGATGAACGACCGCGACGGCAACATCCGGGTGCGGCCAGCGAGTTCCCGGAGTACGACCACCCCAGCCGCTACATCCCGCAGGACCCCGAGGCAGACCGAGAGTTCCTGCAGCAGTTGCGCGATCGCGCCGAGCAACAACGACAGACCGCCCGCGAGCAGCAACGAGCCGCGGACCGGTCTGACCGCCCTGACGACACAGGCCCGCCGCCGGCCTCGACATGAAGGCCAGGAAGGTGATGCGCATGGCAGATCGCGGTCGTCGCGAAGCGCTGGTGTTGTTCGCTCTGTTGACGACCGCGGTGCTGGTGTTCGGGATCGTGACCGTGGTGACTGGTGGCGACGAGGAGGCGGAACGCACCCCCTCCGCCGCCCCGATCCTTGAGCCGATGCCCATAGCGCCGGAAGCGCGGTGGACAGTGGATGCGGGATCGTTGTACGGCAACGAGTTCCGCGACGCGGGTGTCGTGGTGCCGGCCGCGGACGACGACGTGGTGATCGTCCAGGCCACCCAGACCACGATCGGCAAACCCAGCGCGCTCCAGGCCCTGGACCCCGACACCGGGCGACCGCTGTGGGGCACACCTCGGATCGGCTGGGACGACTGGTGTGCAGTGAGCGGCGACGGTCAGCTGGCCTGCACCCGACGCGTCCGCGTAGACGGCGCCGTCGCTACCCGGGTGTCGTTCATTGATCCACGAACCGGCGCGGAAGAAGCCGCCGCGCTCATCCGAACCGCCGGTTCCGTGACGACCCTCACGGGTGTCGTGGACGGCTTCCTCATCGAGACGAACGACGTAGACAACGTCGTGATCCCCGAAGAGCTATCCCACGGCGACCCACCGAAAGTCGAGTATCGCCTCGAGGTCGTAGACGATCCGCCCGATCGGCAGATGACGATCACCAAGTTCGACTCGCAGGGGCACCAGGACTGGTCGATCCAACCGCCGGTCAATCAGGACCGCGCGGTCGTCTCCGATGCCGGCAACCTGTTCGCCGTGACCGACTCGACGCGCGGCGGTTTCACCATCTACCGACTGGACACCGGCACGCGGGTCTTCTCTCGCACCGACAGTGAGAGCGGCACACCACCCGACGCGGCGGTCCTGCACCCCTCCGGGTTCGTGACGAGCCGCTCAGAGCCGGGGGACTACCGGCTCGAGTTCTTCGACGCCGACGGTGTGAGAACTGGTGGACTCGCAGGCTGGCGGGTGGTCCCCGTGGGCTTCGAGCGAGTCACGGCGGTTGACGGCGACGAGATCGCGGTGTCATCGGGGTCCGCCGTTGGGGTCGCGTCAATCCGAGATCGCGTGATGCGCTGGGACACCGGCATGTCGAAGCACTCGCTGGAACTGCTCGATGACCGGTACGTGGCGATCGAGTCCGACGACTACGCCCAAGGATTCACAGGGACGTGGACGGTGTTCGACGCACAAACCGGCGAACAGCGAGGCCAGCCGACTATCGGCTATGGGCAGCGCTATCTCGGATTCGACGGCACACGACTGCTATTCGACGGCGAACCGACGGCCAACCACCGGCCGAACATCCCGATCCTTAGCGCATACGACGCCGAAACAGGGAACCAAACGTGGCGGATACCAGCACCCACCGACACCGCCCAATGGCAAGTCACCGGACCGTATCTGCTTCTCATAGACTACACCGCAGACTTCATATCCCGCTCAATTACCCGGTACGCCCCATGAAGCGCCGACAAACGGACCAACGGACCGTATTCACACGCGGAAACACACTCGTCAAGCCAGCTGTTCGGCAGTCTCGTCACGGCCAGGCCGCCCGTCGTTTCCGCTGGTGGAAAGGCGTGGCCGCAGAACTGATTGTTGTCGTCGGCGCCATGGCGGGCCTCGCTGGTCTGAGATGGGTGCTGTTCGAGTGGATCGACCGGGGGATGACCCCGCATACCTACGAGTCAGCTAAGGACGCAACAAGTTTGGCCGAGGAAATCGGACTGGTCCTCCTCGACGGTGGACGATGTCGTCTACGGCGAGGTGTTCAGCTCGTTCCCCGACTCGAGTGCATATCTGGTCATCGTTACACCGTCTGCTGACAGGCTGGTCCAGTTACTCGACCGGTCAGGATTTCCCCCACCCACTCCGATCACCCGGGACTACTTCGATATCAAAACCCAGGACCGCCACGGGCCGGCGCCGAGCTCGACACTGGTCAGGTCCACGCGATGGCAGTCCACTAACTACCTCACTGCCACCTGGGATCCAGTACGAGACCCCCGAACGATCTACCTCAACGCCACCCAAACCTGATCCGCCGCAACCGAGGTCGCAGATGTACCACCGAGCTCGCGATCCTGTTCACTGACCGCTTCGAGCGCACTGTAGGCCGATCTTCTGTAGGGAGTCGCTGGTGAGCAACGGACTCCCGCACGCGATCCGGTGGATGCTTCCGAAGCCGTTGGCCGCATTCAGCTCGGCGACGGCCGCCGGTGTGGCGGTGGGTGCGTCGAAACGGAGGTACCACGAGCTACTACCCACAAAGCCCGGCGGAGACTCGACGCCCGCGACAAACGTTGACCCTTCCGGCACGGCGATTCGCGACTCCGACAACGCAGATCGCGCCCGGTCCTCGTCGATATCACGCGGGCCCAGGTCGTTGCTCACGAAGTCGCCGCAGCCAGAGAGCACGAACACCGCCGTTGCGGCGAGAACGAGGTGCCAGCGTGCTGCCACTCGTCCACGGTAGCGGCCACGATGTGGTCGCTACTGAAAGCACGTCGCTCGCGGCCCCAGGCGCGCGTGGTCACACTCCCCATAGAGTATCGCTTGCGAGCGATATTGCTTTCGAGTAATATCTGCGGTGTGTTGATCGATTGGTCGAGCGAGTTCGACGACTTCCTGTCCCGGCTTGAGGAGTCGGCTGCGGCGGGCAATGCCGTGGATCGGTTGCGGTTGGATCTGTTGCTGGCGGAGTTGCAGGTGCTCGCCGATCTTGAGGAGCCGCCGGTGGTGGAATCGGCGACGCTCAAGCGGGTGCGGCAGTCGAAGCGGTATGTGGTGTGGCGGGTGTCGCACCCGTACCGCGAGGGCGTGGCGGTGCGGCTGATCGTGTGGTTCCCCGACGACGAGCACGTGGTGGTGGCCTTGTTTTCGGGGGACAAGGCGCGCATGGGTGATGTGTTCTACGACAGCGTCGGACCGCGCGCGGATGCGGCGATCGAGGCGTGGAAACGGCAAACCGAGACTGAGAGAGGTGAGGGTTGATGAGCGAGGATAAGCGGGCCACGTTCCGGCGCGGCAATGAGCGGATCGCGGAGCTGTTGGCCGACCCCGATACCGCGGCGCGGGTGGAGACGATCCGCGGCGAGATGGCCCAGGCCGACCGGGCGCATGCGATGGGGTTGGCGGCGATCCGCCGCGCTGCGCAGCTGACCCAGACCGAACTGGCCCAGCGCATGGGCATCAAACAGGCCGCCGTGTCGGGGCTGGAGGCGCGCGATGACCTGTTGCTGTCGACACTGGCCAACTACCTGGCCGCCGCCGGCGCCACCGACGTCACCATCACCGCCCGACTCGGTGACCGCACCGTCGAGGTCGCGCTGCCTGCGCAACTCGCGGATGGGGCATGAGGGCCGTGGCCGGTCGAGGAGTGGTGGGTCGGTAGCTGATGAGGTCGCTCGATTTCTGTGGAAGACGACGCCTCAGCGAAAGCGGGTGGTGGACCAGAAGCTCTTACGGAGCATCACGAGTGGCCCCGCTCCCGGACCACTCGGACGTCGAGGTGGCTGTTGCAGCACGTACGCCAGCCGCGGGCTCGGTTGGACCGCCAGCATCACGGTAATGCGGGTCCGTTAGGCACCACCTCAACGTGCTGCGCCCCAACGGCCGGTCACCTCAACCTGCTGATACATCCGAGCCACCGATCCTTACTTGTGGCGTGCACACCGACCTCCAGCCCGACCGGCTGCGATATACGGTTCGAGTGTGGAAAATGAGGAGTTGCTGCGCGCGTTGCGGGACCGGGTTCTTGAAGAGGAGCAGACGGTGCCTGCGTTGCTGCGGTTGTGCTTGATGCTGGGGCAGCGAAGCGGTTCGCATGAGTTGCGGGCGTGGGCGCACCGAGAACTCCACGGATACGGTCCACAGGACCGGTTGCCTGCCTACCGGTCGATCAGCGATCCGCCGTTGTTCGCCGACTCGGTTGGTGGGTTTCAGATTGCTCGCAACCAGATGATCAGCAGATGGGTCATACCCGAGGATCTTCGGGAGATGTTGCCGTCGTCCCTGGACTTGCGCCAGCCGGTCGACGAATTGGAGGCGATGGCGACCGGTGCCTCGGGTTTGTCCTTCACCCATGAAGCCTTGACAGCACTTGCGGTGTTGTGGAGTTCCCGTCAAGGGCCGATGGTGGAACGGATCTACTTCGTAGTTGCCAACGCCCAGATCGCGGGGATCGTTGGGCGGGTACGCAACTTGCTCGTCGAGCTGGTAGCAGATCTTACATCTGATCTTGAGTTCGACAACGTACCTGAGAGACGAAAGGTCGACAGTTCGGTGAAGTTCCACATGTACGGCGGTGATCACAATGAGATTCACGTGAATGGGTCCAACTCGGGAGTCATTGGTGCTGGTCATCAATCACAGCAGACACAGAATGTGACTGCCATGCCTGCTGAGCTGGCTAAGCAGTTCGGGCAACTGCGCGAGGTTCTCAGCGAGATTGATGACGTTGATGATCGTGCCACGATCGAGCAGGCCGTCGACGATTTCGAAGAGTCCCTTTCCGGCGAAGAGGTGAACCCGGACAATGCGCGCCGACGCGGCAGACTGTTGGCGCGTCTTGCTGAAAGTCTCGGTACCGCGGCAGTGACAACCAGCGTTGCCGAGCTAGTAAAGGCGGCGCTAGCAGCCGGGCTGACCTAGCCACTCACATCGATTGATTCGCGGCCTGCGGCATCAGTCTCAGACGCGCGAGGTATTTCGCGTTTCAGTAGGTGATCGTGTCGTCGGTCATGTAGATCAGCCGCTGGTCGGCTGTGGTGTATTGGGATGTGTCAGTGTCATTTTGGTGGCCGAGGAAGAAGACGGTGACGCCGTGTCGGCGCTCTGTCCATAGCTGGCGGCTGGCGGGGTAGGCCCAATCAAGTTCTCGACGCAGGGCGGATCGGCGGCCGCGTGACCAGTTGGTGCGGTCGATGATCAGGTGGGCTAGATGTACTGCCCAGGGACGTTGGTCAAGCGGCTGAAGGGAACGTTCCGGCCGATGGCGGAGTGTTGCCGGTGGTGATTGTAGGTGTGCAACCATCCTGGCAACGCTGCGCGTCGGGCTTGTTCGGACCGGTAGTGCCGGGCGAAAGCCCATTCGGCGGCCATGGTCCGGTGGAACCGTTCGATCTTGCCGTTGGTTTGCGGCCGGTAGGGGCGTGTGTACTTCGCCGTGACTCCGAGCTCGGTGCAGGTGCGCTTCCACAACGCTGAGCGGTAGCAGCCACCGTTGTCGGACAAGACTCGTTCGACAGTGACGCCGCGGGCCGCGAACCAGCCCACGGCTCGCTGAAGGACTCCGGCTGCGGTGACAGCGGTTTCGTCGTCATGGATCTCGGCATAGGCGACGCGAGAGTGATCGTCGATGACGGTGTGCACGAAGGCATGTCCGAGTAGTTCGTTGTGGTGCTTGCTCCGGCGGGTTCCCGGCGTGGCCTGCCGATTCTTGCGTCCTTTGGCGCGTCCGACGAACCGCCAGCCGCCACCGACGGGGATGTTGCCGAGTTTCTTGACGTCGACGTGGATCATCGAGCCCGGATGAGGGTGCTCGTAGCGGCGGATCACTTCCCCAGTGCGGATGTCGATGTGGGAGAGCCGGTTGAGCCGGCATCGGACCAGCACCGCGTGCACGGTCGAGGCCGGCATCGACAGTCGGGAGCCGATCGCCTGGGGTGAGAGGCGCTGACGCCACCGCAGGGCCACGATCTTGCGTTTGATCGGCTCGGGGGTGCGGTTCGGACTGCGATGAGGACGACTCGAGCGGTCGTACATGCCCTCTGGGCCCATCTCGACATAGCGAGTGGCCCAGCGTTTGGCGGTCGGCCACGAAACGTTGAAGTGTTCGGCTGCCCTGACGATGGGCCAGCCGTCATCGACGATGCGACGGGCCAGCAGTAGTCGGCCCTTGGGGGTCAAAGGTGCGTTAGCGTGAACCACGAAGGTCTCCCGGTTGTGAAGTGTGTGTCGTAGCAGCTCCACTTCACGACGGGAGACCTTCGCTGTTCAACGACCCACTACCGCGTGTCGTCGCAATCCCTCAACCAACCTGCCTGGGCAGTACAGCTAGACGGGGTGAGGTCTTGAGTTGGTGGATGGGTTGGGTGGGTTGCAGGGTGACGGTAAGCAGGTTGCCGCTTTCGAGGGGGGCCGCGGCGAAGCGGAGCTGGGCGTAGAAGACCCGCGGTGGGGACGAGGCGATGGGGCCGTTCCAGGCGTCGAGTCGTTTGAAGCCGTAGGAGTAGTTGTCGGTGTCAACGCCGGGCAGCTCGAGTGGGTGTCGGCGCCGTGTCTCTCGGTTTGCCAAGTGCATCCACGCATCAACGACGCGTCCGAGGGCGCGAGCGTGATCGCTTCGCCCGCCTGGGGCGAGCGTCCGCGTGGGTGACCCTGCACGGCTTCGTGACCGCGTGCTGGGCGCTGGCTGGTCTGGGTTTGCGTCGTCGGTGGAGCCGGCGCGGACGGAGTCTCGAGGTATGACTAGGGATACGGGAACTGCTATGTCGCGGCCCTGGACCTCAGATCGCGCGTCGCGCGCGGAGCCATCGTCGTTGTGGGTGTCTGCGCCGCGGCGGCAATCCGGGGCATGGGGATCAGGTGAGGCCGTGAATGTCGGCGTGCGTCGGGTGGAGTGGATATTCCACGGACG includes these proteins:
- a CDS encoding GmrSD restriction endonuclease domain-containing protein, with translation MAMPPLPPAVSSSDSPSVPSPRRTRSRVLIGSYAAVLALALGACGTTHTTTEPVADTSALPVTTSAATASEVVSLPTATPVVTVSAAPAANKALATLDTLKVKGRAPKTGYDRALFGQAWTDDVNVDSGHNGCDTRNDILRRDLTNIALKPGSNGCTVQSGTLADPYTSTTIPFVRGQQTSSAVQIDHVVALSDAWQKGAQQLSAAQRTDFANDPRNLQATDGPTNQQKGDGDAATWLPPNRSYRCTYVARQVEVKAAYQLWVTQAEKDAITRVLGNCGAAVPAPTTRQVPNTRTSTATPIPEPTYTPPTTTYTPPPAAEAPSSVYYANCSAVRAAGAAPIYAGQPGYSRKLDRDGDGVACE
- a CDS encoding PLD nuclease N-terminal domain-containing protein, coding for MPYLGLMYLVILVIVLIDIITTDDAAVRGLPKFAWVILVVMLPLVGALVWLAVGRPIGDERPRRQHPGAASEFPEYDHPSRYIPQDPEADREFLQQLRDRAEQQRQTAREQQRAADRSDRPDDTGPPPAST
- a CDS encoding helix-turn-helix domain-containing protein, which translates into the protein MSEDKRATFRRGNERIAELLADPDTAARVETIRGEMAQADRAHAMGLAAIRRAAQLTQTELAQRMGIKQAAVSGLEARDDLLLSTLANYLAAAGATDVTITARLGDRTVEVALPAQLADGA
- a CDS encoding IS481 family transposase, coding for MVHANAPLTPKGRLLLARRIVDDGWPIVRAAEHFNVSWPTAKRWATRYVEMGPEGMYDRSSRPHRSPNRTPEPIKRKIVALRWRQRLSPQAIGSRLSMPASTVHAVLVRCRLNRLSHIDIRTGEVIRRYEHPHPGSMIHVDVKKLGNIPVGGGWRFVGRAKGRKNRQATPGTRRSKHHNELLGHAFVHTVIDDHSRVAYAEIHDDETAVTAAGVLQRAVGWFAARGVTVERVLSDNGGCYRSALWKRTCTELGVTAKYTRPYRPQTNGKIERFHRTMAAEWAFARHYRSEQARRAALPGWLHTYNHHRQHSAIGRNVPFSRLTNVPGQYI